The Mycolicibacterium flavescens genome has a segment encoding these proteins:
- the kstR2_3 gene encoding transcriptional regulator, giving the protein MSSTPIPEVPAATRRSKAKSDRRSQLIAAAERLVAERGYLAVRLEDIGAAAGVSGPAIYRHFPNKEALLVELLVGISTRLLAGATEVVARADDPASALEGLIDFHLDFALGESDLIRIQDRDLANLPPTAKRQVRRAQRQYVEIWVDVLRRLDESLAEADARLMAHATFGLLNSTPHALKPSATKTAEARPRSVLKAMTVAALTSAARDA; this is encoded by the coding sequence GTGTCTTCAACTCCGATCCCCGAGGTGCCCGCGGCCACCAGACGCAGCAAGGCGAAGTCGGATCGGCGATCCCAGTTGATCGCCGCGGCCGAACGCCTAGTTGCGGAACGCGGCTACCTGGCGGTGCGACTGGAGGATATCGGCGCCGCGGCCGGTGTCAGCGGTCCGGCGATCTATCGGCACTTCCCGAATAAGGAAGCGTTGCTGGTCGAGTTGCTGGTCGGGATCAGCACCCGCCTGCTGGCCGGCGCCACCGAGGTCGTCGCACGCGCCGACGATCCCGCGTCGGCGCTGGAGGGCCTGATCGACTTCCATCTGGACTTCGCCCTCGGGGAGTCCGACCTGATCCGCATCCAGGATCGCGATCTCGCGAATCTGCCCCCCACAGCCAAACGTCAGGTGCGTCGCGCGCAACGGCAGTACGTCGAGATCTGGGTCGATGTGCTTCGGCGGTTGGACGAGTCGCTGGCGGAGGCCGATGCCCGGTTGATGGCCCACGCGACGTTCGGGCTGTTGAACTCCACGCCACACGCCCTCAAGCCGAGCGCCACAAAAACGGCCGAGGCCAGACCGCGATCCGTCTTGAAAGCGATGACGGTCGCGGCGCTGACCTCGGCCGCGCGGGACGCTTAA